The proteins below come from a single Haladaptatus paucihalophilus DX253 genomic window:
- a CDS encoding alpha/beta fold hydrolase — MTDAKPHPTTDASLLDDDRVESDYRTVNGVRLHVVTAGDPDAPLVVLLHGHPDFWYGWRDQIIPLVETGFRVVVPDQRGCNLSDAPDGIDAYRQSELSADVCELIHSEGRESAHVVGHDFGGFVAWNVALREPSIVDHLGIFNVPHPTVYRTVLRSSPQQIVRSWYVWFYQVPTLPEWLLSRNDMDNMVDSLEITSNPGTFDEETIDRYRAAWRHTGVGPRVNWYRGFRRSERPPRDIVTQPTLICWGEDDIALLPSMAEQSADYCENGRLRMFPDTSHWVHHEREEVTEALLRHLS; from the coding sequence ATGACAGACGCAAAACCACACCCGACCACTGATGCATCGCTACTCGATGATGACCGTGTTGAATCCGACTATCGAACCGTCAATGGCGTCCGATTACACGTCGTGACCGCGGGCGACCCTGACGCTCCGCTGGTCGTCTTACTGCACGGCCATCCCGACTTCTGGTACGGCTGGCGCGACCAAATCATTCCACTCGTCGAGACCGGCTTCCGTGTGGTCGTCCCGGACCAGCGGGGCTGCAATCTGAGCGACGCTCCCGACGGAATCGATGCCTATCGGCAATCGGAACTGTCCGCCGACGTATGCGAATTGATTCACAGCGAGGGCCGAGAATCGGCCCACGTAGTCGGGCACGACTTCGGCGGGTTCGTCGCCTGGAACGTCGCACTCCGTGAGCCGTCCATCGTCGACCATCTCGGAATCTTCAACGTCCCACATCCAACGGTGTATCGAACCGTCTTACGTTCTAGCCCCCAACAGATAGTCCGAAGCTGGTACGTGTGGTTCTATCAGGTACCGACGCTCCCCGAGTGGCTGTTGAGTCGGAACGATATGGACAATATGGTCGATTCTCTCGAGATAACCTCTAATCCCGGAACGTTCGACGAGGAAACCATCGACCGCTACCGGGCGGCCTGGCGGCACACCGGCGTCGGTCCGCGGGTGAACTGGTATCGCGGGTTCCGCCGTTCGGAACGCCCGCCACGCGACATCGTTACCCAGCCGACGCTGATTTGTTGGGGGGAGGACGACATCGCACTCCTCCCCTCGATGGCCGAACAGAGCGCCGACTACTGCGAAAACGGTCGGCTACGGATGTTCCCGGACACGTCACATTGGGTCCATCACGAACGCGAAGAAGTGACTGAAGCGCTGCTCCGTCACCTCTCGTAA
- a CDS encoding cation:proton antiporter domain-containing protein translates to MSSNLLLVSASIIALGAVSKLLADRYGIPNVVFLLGFGILFGPEGVGLVDPQLFDDSLSALVSLAVAIIIFEGAFTLGASDIRETPKSTLRLVTVGAGLTFFALGGLIHVFLSLDWNLSFLISALLVATGPTVITPVLDQIEVREGVRTLLETEGVVNDVTASVLGAVIFSVAVLDIDPDPVKGRVGLDVVLVFVARIGTGVLIGIVTALVAAYVLRYLSQSPQDSRITVIGTALISFAIADAFVDEAGVVTVAVAGLILGSVDIPYDEEIAGFSGDITSIVLSVVYIILASLLELDHLLTLGTGGLAIVVLTMLVVRPLSVLISTTDTQFTRNERLFVAAVGPRGIIPASTATLFSLQLANAGVPNATSVVHVVFLVILVTAVVEAGGAPLAAKALDIIPMTVLIIGGSRTGRLLADRLEERGENPIIVERDDATVTELRAAGYSVVPGNGTNAAVLEEAGTERAKMVVAATSDDDQNILACQTARTTFGIQRLIAQVNKPENADAFSDLGVQPVTPVTATVDMMDGLILRPNFYDWLTGVGDENDIAEVVVESKSATGQQVQDIELRDDAVIALVRRDGEFIVPNPNVVVQEGDLVTLIGNREAVERSVAMLE, encoded by the coding sequence ATGTCCTCGAACCTCCTGCTCGTGTCGGCGTCGATAATCGCGCTCGGAGCCGTGTCGAAACTTCTCGCCGACAGGTACGGGATTCCGAACGTGGTGTTCCTGCTGGGCTTCGGCATACTGTTCGGTCCGGAGGGCGTCGGCCTCGTCGACCCGCAACTGTTCGACGACTCGCTTTCGGCCCTCGTCTCGCTGGCGGTCGCCATCATCATCTTCGAGGGAGCCTTTACACTGGGTGCGTCGGATATACGCGAGACGCCGAAATCGACGCTTCGACTCGTGACGGTCGGAGCGGGGCTGACGTTCTTCGCCCTCGGCGGACTGATTCACGTCTTTCTGTCCCTCGATTGGAACCTCTCGTTTCTCATCTCGGCGCTGCTCGTGGCGACCGGGCCGACGGTCATCACGCCGGTACTTGACCAGATAGAGGTTCGTGAGGGCGTACGGACGCTCTTGGAGACCGAGGGCGTCGTCAACGACGTCACCGCCTCCGTGCTGGGGGCGGTCATCTTCAGCGTCGCGGTGCTGGACATCGACCCCGACCCGGTCAAGGGACGCGTCGGACTGGATGTCGTCCTCGTCTTCGTAGCGAGAATCGGAACCGGCGTCCTCATCGGCATCGTGACGGCGCTGGTGGCGGCTTACGTGCTCCGGTACTTGAGCCAGTCACCACAGGATTCGCGCATCACGGTCATCGGCACGGCGCTGATTTCGTTCGCCATCGCGGACGCCTTCGTCGACGAGGCGGGAGTCGTGACGGTGGCCGTCGCGGGACTCATTCTGGGAAGCGTGGACATCCCCTACGACGAGGAAATCGCGGGGTTCAGCGGCGACATCACGTCGATAGTGTTGAGCGTGGTGTACATCATCCTCGCCTCGCTGTTGGAATTGGACCACCTCCTGACGCTCGGAACGGGCGGCCTCGCCATCGTCGTCCTGACGATGCTCGTCGTTCGCCCGCTTTCGGTCCTCATCTCGACGACGGACACGCAGTTCACGCGAAACGAACGGCTGTTCGTCGCCGCCGTCGGTCCGCGCGGTATCATCCCCGCCTCCACGGCGACGCTGTTTTCCCTCCAACTGGCGAACGCGGGAGTTCCGAACGCGACGAGCGTCGTCCACGTCGTCTTCCTCGTCATCCTCGTAACCGCCGTCGTGGAGGCGGGCGGCGCGCCGCTGGCGGCCAAAGCACTCGACATCATACCCATGACCGTACTCATTATCGGCGGCAGTCGAACCGGACGGCTGCTGGCCGACAGGCTCGAAGAGCGCGGCGAAAATCCCATCATCGTCGAACGCGACGACGCGACCGTCACCGAATTACGAGCGGCGGGCTACTCCGTCGTTCCCGGCAACGGGACGAACGCCGCCGTGCTCGAAGAAGCGGGCACGGAGCGCGCGAAGATGGTCGTCGCGGCGACGAGCGACGACGACCAGAACATCCTCGCCTGCCAGACGGCGCGGACGACATTCGGAATCCAGCGGCTCATCGCGCAGGTGAACAAACCCGAAAACGCGGACGCGTTCTCGGACCTCGGCGTGCAACCGGTGACGCCGGTGACGGCGACCGTGGACATGATGGACGGCCTGATACTCCGGCCGAACTTCTACGACTGGCTCACCGGGGTCGGCGACGAGAACGACATCGCCGAGGTGGTGGTCGAATCGAAGTCGGCCACCGGACAGCAGGTACAGGACATCGAACTGCGGGACGATGCCGTCATCGCGCTCGTCCGACGGGACGGCGAGTTTATCGTTCCGAATCCGAACGTCGTCGTCCAAGAGGGGGATTTAGTGACGCTCATCGGGAATCGGGAGGCGGTCGAACGGAGCGTGGCGATGTTGGAATAA
- a CDS encoding NAD+ synthase, translating to MTTSTLPPTELLTDEENVAATYRQLTLFIEEYVERSDANGVVVGMSGGVDSTLAASLAVDALGPDRVFGLLLPCNLTAEAGSHDALTVAEALGIDYREIHLQPLVRCFEDLLVGDEDRDERIRALGNATARLRMTCLYYAANTRSKLVLGTGNRSERLLGYFTKHGDGGCDLLPLANLYKTEVRALARHVGLPCRIVEKPSTAGLWAEQTDEDELGASYDRIDAVLHYVVDRRYRAETVAEELDIPIETVWEIVNGHVETHHKRRHPATPGRERTE from the coding sequence GTGACGACATCGACCCTCCCACCGACCGAACTGCTGACCGACGAGGAGAACGTGGCGGCGACGTACCGGCAACTCACCCTGTTCATCGAGGAGTACGTCGAGCGGTCGGACGCGAACGGCGTCGTCGTCGGGATGAGCGGCGGCGTCGATTCCACGCTAGCGGCGTCCCTCGCGGTGGACGCGCTCGGACCCGACCGCGTGTTCGGGCTGTTGCTTCCCTGCAACCTGACCGCCGAGGCGGGGAGTCACGACGCGCTGACCGTGGCCGAGGCGCTCGGCATCGACTACCGGGAAATCCACCTCCAACCGCTCGTTCGCTGTTTCGAGGACCTCCTCGTCGGCGACGAGGACCGCGACGAGCGGATTCGCGCGCTCGGCAACGCCACCGCGCGACTGCGCATGACCTGTCTCTACTACGCGGCGAACACGCGGTCCAAACTCGTCCTCGGAACCGGCAACCGGTCGGAGCGACTGCTCGGCTACTTCACGAAACACGGCGACGGCGGCTGTGACTTGCTACCGCTGGCGAACCTCTACAAGACGGAGGTTCGGGCGCTCGCACGTCACGTCGGGCTTCCCTGCCGTATCGTCGAAAAACCCTCGACTGCGGGGCTGTGGGCCGAGCAGACCGACGAGGACGAACTCGGTGCGTCCTACGACCGCATCGACGCGGTACTACACTACGTGGTGGACCGCCGGTATCGCGCCGAGACGGTCGCCGAGGAACTCGACATCCCGATAGAAACGGTCTGGGAAATCGTCAACGGCCACGTCGAAACCCACCACAAACGGCGGCACCCGGCGACGCCCGGACGGGAACGAACTGAGTGA
- a CDS encoding DUF7504 family protein — translation MSFVRNQYRDDGKRDFGATLRELKQQGCVLLITGAVARSVTLQAIRRLSGDPCCDRKHVLVATRTTTGDINDGLPPGVKREDPNVRVITPTDVGTDASAERDEDRTELEYIRAELLRAVGHFDHSASGLSPAELRVSIDSLERLLETNDRAAVTRFLRTVMALIRGVKGIGHVHLPVPDDSREVARLSPLFDARIELRRRDPLVAEQRWHLPMGNTDTRWTKL, via the coding sequence ATGTCATTCGTGCGGAACCAATACCGGGACGATGGGAAACGCGATTTCGGGGCCACGTTGCGGGAACTGAAACAGCAGGGCTGTGTCCTGCTGATAACCGGTGCGGTGGCGCGGAGCGTCACGCTACAGGCGATACGTCGGCTTTCGGGCGACCCGTGTTGCGACCGGAAACACGTCCTCGTTGCGACCCGGACGACGACCGGCGACATCAACGACGGACTCCCGCCGGGGGTGAAACGAGAGGACCCCAACGTCCGCGTCATCACCCCGACCGACGTCGGGACGGACGCCTCGGCCGAACGTGACGAGGACCGAACCGAACTCGAATACATCCGCGCGGAACTCCTTCGAGCGGTCGGCCATTTCGACCACAGCGCGTCGGGGCTTTCGCCCGCCGAACTCCGGGTCAGCATCGATTCGCTGGAACGACTGCTCGAAACGAACGACCGCGCCGCAGTGACGCGATTTCTCCGCACGGTGATGGCGCTCATCCGCGGCGTCAAGGGTATCGGACACGTCCATCTCCCCGTCCCGGACGACTCGCGCGAGGTCGCCCGGTTGTCGCCGCTGTTCGACGCGCGGATCGAACTCCGGCGGCGCGACCCGTTGGTCGCAGAACAGCGCTGGCACTTGCCGATGGGCAACACCGATACGAGATGGACAAAACTGTAA
- a CDS encoding HEAT repeat domain-containing protein, translated as MDESSHRPSVERLAELLDSREHDGAIACLERFETAPTEERKAALDVLRRVESETSGVVGPLLPALSPFVTDGERSIRLTTAKLFVAVAERDPDAVVPVLPILTDRLADEDEFYFVRARAAEALGNVALDHPDAVASPEVVAELQIGLSFDEPEVKEKLAKALGDIALGDPDRLDHRVSNLAEHLDDGDELVRYYLCTALAAVGCVSPAALGAEADALAARLDDENHHVRGRAAEAVGLLGRVDGDDSVPPEAMERLCERREDESSFVRDRARFALDAIDEGDQESGDDGGEGTLAGLRATTDEAVEEITAEDGTGVCPSCGHSLPDVGPPMCPRCGSPY; from the coding sequence ATGGACGAGTCATCTCACCGACCTTCCGTCGAGCGACTCGCCGAACTGCTCGATTCGAGGGAACACGACGGCGCTATCGCGTGTCTGGAGCGGTTCGAAACGGCACCGACTGAGGAGCGCAAAGCCGCCCTCGACGTTCTTCGGCGCGTCGAATCGGAGACGTCGGGAGTCGTGGGACCGCTGCTTCCGGCCCTGTCGCCGTTTGTGACCGACGGAGAGCGCTCGATTCGATTGACGACGGCGAAACTGTTCGTCGCCGTCGCCGAACGCGACCCCGACGCCGTGGTCCCGGTCCTCCCCATTCTGACCGACCGCCTCGCGGACGAAGACGAGTTCTACTTCGTTCGCGCTCGGGCGGCCGAGGCGCTGGGGAACGTCGCTCTCGACCACCCGGATGCGGTCGCGTCGCCGGAAGTCGTCGCGGAGTTACAGATCGGACTGTCGTTCGACGAACCGGAGGTGAAAGAGAAGTTGGCGAAAGCGCTGGGCGACATCGCGCTGGGCGACCCGGACCGCCTCGACCACCGCGTATCGAACCTCGCTGAGCATCTCGACGACGGGGACGAACTCGTCCGCTACTATCTCTGTACGGCGCTCGCTGCCGTCGGGTGCGTGTCACCGGCGGCGCTCGGAGCGGAGGCCGACGCGCTCGCGGCGCGGTTGGACGACGAAAACCACCACGTTCGGGGACGGGCGGCCGAGGCCGTCGGTCTCCTCGGCCGCGTCGATGGGGATGATTCGGTGCCCCCGGAAGCGATGGAGCGGCTCTGTGAGAGGCGCGAGGACGAATCGTCGTTCGTCCGCGACAGGGCGCGGTTCGCGCTCGACGCAATCGACGAGGGCGATCAGGAATCGGGGGACGACGGCGGAGAAGGAACGCTCGCCGGACTCCGTGCGACGACGGACGAGGCCGTCGAGGAGATAACGGCCGAGGACGGGACCGGCGTGTGCCCGAGTTGCGGGCATTCGCTTCCTGACGTCGGACCGCCGATGTGTCCGCGTTGCGGGTCGCCGTATTAA
- a CDS encoding S9 family peptidase yields the protein MSDARYPLTRYLGIDSAGSPTMTIDGSLVFLADTTGTPQVWSLDEPGAFPSRLTAHDERVSFVSASPTRSEVVFGMDTGSDEHDQLYRYDLDSGTETALTATPEAIHLWGAWSPDGDRIAFTANRREGSTFDVYVQGRDDAEATLVHEGPGGFLSVEAWGEPGIVCSKANASFDQNLFLLDPESGDYRKLTDDTDARYHDVTFGPDDDLYCVTNHGADTAYVARLDLDDGAPTVVEEAGDWNVSHLLLHGGTGRVVWVRNVDGYSEVHAGRLTAGDDIEPLSTPDLPDGVVFAAGFGPDGDCAISMSRSDDPKNVFVLNPDTGSAERWTNFGTLGIPRETFLDPEIVRYESFDGREIPAYWTLPPNAEPGETPVIVDIHGGPEHQRQPWFYPTKQYFLQHGYAVLEPNVRGSSGYGTAYTHLDDTDKRMDSVADIEAAVGWLHERDAVDADRIVAYGRSYGGFMVLAAITEYPDLWAAAVDFVGIADFETFLENTGEWRRSHREQEYGSLENRDLLRSISPIHEAERISCPLFIQHGANDPRVPVGEAKQIAERVRERGVPVETCIFEDEGHHTTSRENLIDEFERIAAFLDEHV from the coding sequence ATGTCGGATGCTCGCTATCCACTCACGCGCTATCTCGGTATCGATTCGGCCGGGTCGCCGACGATGACCATCGACGGGTCGCTCGTCTTCCTCGCCGATACGACGGGGACGCCGCAGGTCTGGTCGCTCGACGAACCGGGGGCGTTCCCGTCCCGCCTGACCGCTCACGACGAACGGGTGTCGTTCGTTTCGGCGTCGCCGACCCGTTCGGAAGTCGTCTTCGGCATGGACACGGGAAGCGACGAACACGACCAACTGTACCGCTACGACCTCGACAGCGGGACGGAGACGGCGCTGACAGCGACCCCCGAGGCCATCCACCTGTGGGGTGCGTGGAGTCCCGACGGCGACCGAATCGCCTTCACCGCGAACCGCCGCGAAGGATCGACGTTCGACGTGTACGTGCAGGGGAGGGACGACGCCGAGGCGACGCTCGTCCACGAAGGGCCAGGCGGTTTCCTGAGCGTCGAAGCGTGGGGCGAACCGGGTATCGTCTGCTCGAAAGCCAACGCCAGTTTCGACCAGAACCTGTTCCTGCTCGACCCCGAGTCGGGCGACTATCGGAAACTCACCGACGACACCGATGCTCGGTATCACGACGTGACGTTCGGTCCCGACGACGACCTCTACTGCGTGACGAACCACGGCGCGGACACCGCGTACGTCGCCCGTCTCGACCTCGATGACGGCGCGCCGACGGTCGTCGAGGAGGCCGGGGACTGGAACGTCTCCCACCTCTTGCTTCACGGCGGAACGGGCCGGGTGGTGTGGGTGCGAAACGTCGACGGCTACTCCGAGGTTCACGCCGGACGACTCACGGCCGGGGACGACATCGAACCCCTTTCGACGCCCGATCTCCCCGATGGCGTCGTCTTCGCCGCGGGGTTCGGTCCCGACGGCGACTGTGCCATCTCGATGAGTCGGAGCGACGACCCGAAGAACGTCTTCGTCCTCAACCCGGACACCGGGAGCGCCGAGCGATGGACGAACTTCGGCACGCTCGGTATCCCCCGCGAGACGTTCCTCGACCCCGAAATCGTGCGGTACGAATCGTTCGACGGGCGGGAAATCCCGGCGTACTGGACGCTTCCGCCGAACGCGGAACCGGGCGAAACCCCCGTCATCGTGGACATCCACGGCGGGCCGGAACACCAGCGTCAGCCGTGGTTCTACCCGACGAAACAGTATTTCCTCCAACATGGATACGCCGTTCTCGAACCCAACGTTCGCGGCTCGTCGGGCTACGGTACGGCGTACACGCATCTGGACGACACGGACAAGCGAATGGATTCGGTCGCGGACATCGAGGCGGCGGTCGGATGGCTCCACGAACGGGACGCAGTGGACGCCGACCGAATCGTTGCCTACGGGCGCTCCTACGGCGGTTTCATGGTCCTTGCGGCCATCACGGAGTATCCCGACCTGTGGGCGGCCGCCGTGGATTTCGTCGGCATCGCCGACTTCGAGACGTTCCTCGAAAACACGGGCGAGTGGCGGCGGAGTCACCGCGAGCAGGAGTACGGGTCGCTCGAAAACCGCGACCTGCTTCGGAGCATCAGTCCGATTCACGAGGCGGAGCGAATCTCCTGCCCGCTGTTCATCCAACACGGCGCGAACGACCCGCGCGTCCCGGTCGGCGAAGCGAAGCAGATAGCCGAGAGAGTCCGCGAGCGCGGCGTCCCCGTCGAAACCTGCATCTTCGAGGACGAGGGCCATCACACCACGTCGCGCGAGAACCTCATCGATGAGTTCGAGCGTATCGCCGCCTTCCTCGACGAACACGTGTAG
- a CDS encoding helix-turn-helix domain-containing protein has product MRYLTVLIEPDGGGAFHPLGAQLTNEPSIERRAIHRVELLSDDTVLLFAEASGNQDRYEQIMESSPHVIDFLVSGDDRWMAVSQFEPTERIRRSLELQRESQLVIETPIHFTSDGSLEVTCLGTDETFATLFEDADEGASIALEILEMGEYDPDESSFSRLFTARQEEVLEAAVELGYYSVPRQATLEEVAAVVGIAPPTVSEHLRKVEERVFNEIVR; this is encoded by the coding sequence ATGCGATACCTCACGGTTCTTATCGAACCGGATGGTGGCGGTGCCTTCCATCCACTCGGCGCTCAGCTGACGAATGAGCCGTCTATCGAGCGGCGGGCCATCCATCGCGTCGAGCTTCTCTCTGACGATACCGTACTGTTATTTGCCGAGGCGAGCGGCAATCAGGACCGCTATGAGCAAATAATGGAGAGCTCGCCTCACGTTATCGATTTCCTCGTGTCCGGGGATGACCGTTGGATGGCCGTCAGTCAATTCGAGCCGACGGAACGGATTCGCCGGTCGCTGGAACTCCAACGAGAATCACAGTTGGTAATCGAGACGCCGATTCACTTCACTTCCGACGGGTCGCTCGAGGTGACGTGCTTAGGGACCGACGAGACGTTTGCAACGTTGTTCGAAGACGCTGACGAGGGTGCGTCCATTGCGCTCGAAATTCTCGAGATGGGGGAGTACGACCCCGACGAATCATCGTTCAGCAGGCTGTTCACGGCTCGGCAAGAGGAAGTGCTGGAGGCGGCAGTCGAGTTAGGATATTACAGCGTCCCTCGCCAAGCGACGCTCGAGGAAGTTGCCGCAGTCGTCGGCATCGCTCCTCCGACGGTGAGCGAGCACCTTCGAAAAGTCGAAGAACGCGTGTTTAACGAAATCGTTCGCTGA
- a CDS encoding AI-2E family transporter: MDENLTLLQGRSRLAWWVVGLVLGVVVLFVFYSFEGTFVLGLFMYYATRPIYDRLEHRLGHPGLTAAAALVTVALPVVLLVSYAVAVSAVEVAEIAGESLQGYEGVLRPYFDLSSLTVHPQRILELAQQSQGEFMRFGGPELLTTVANVVAAFGTGLLQLFVALAFAFYLLRDDDKLVRWFVSDIGGERSTAYTYVEAVDRSLQTVYFGNILNAFVVGLAAAVVYNLANVFAPSGLSIPLPTLLGLLTGVASLVPVVGTKLVYVPIAAYLVVRSFDIGPRTLWFPVAFVALFVVVIDLVAEVIIRPYITGRELHVGLMLFAYIFGPLLFGWYGLFLGPLLLVLLVQFNRVVLPDLMQGNPIQAREVTSATGSEDSTQETDERVTSEPAEDGTEPTTETPDETDAKPEPETVEEGADESESRHDDGNDTSPT, translated from the coding sequence ATGGATGAAAATCTAACGCTACTGCAAGGGCGGTCGCGCCTCGCGTGGTGGGTGGTCGGCCTCGTTCTCGGCGTCGTCGTCCTGTTCGTATTCTACTCGTTCGAAGGGACGTTCGTGCTCGGCCTGTTCATGTACTACGCGACGCGGCCGATATACGACCGCTTGGAGCACCGACTCGGCCATCCGGGGCTGACGGCGGCCGCGGCGCTGGTGACGGTCGCGCTCCCCGTCGTGCTCCTCGTCTCATACGCGGTCGCCGTGAGCGCGGTCGAGGTCGCCGAAATCGCCGGTGAGTCGTTACAGGGGTACGAAGGCGTACTCCGGCCGTATTTCGACCTGTCGTCGCTGACGGTCCATCCGCAACGAATCCTCGAACTGGCCCAACAGAGTCAGGGGGAGTTCATGCGCTTCGGCGGTCCGGAACTGCTCACAACCGTCGCGAACGTGGTGGCGGCGTTCGGGACCGGACTTCTGCAGTTGTTCGTCGCGCTCGCGTTCGCCTTCTACCTGCTTCGGGACGACGACAAACTGGTTCGCTGGTTCGTCAGCGATATCGGCGGCGAACGGAGCACGGCGTACACCTACGTCGAGGCGGTTGACCGGAGCCTGCAGACGGTGTATTTCGGCAACATCCTCAACGCATTCGTCGTCGGACTCGCCGCCGCGGTGGTGTACAACCTCGCCAACGTCTTCGCGCCGTCCGGGCTTTCGATCCCGCTGCCGACCCTGCTGGGGTTGTTGACCGGCGTCGCCAGCCTCGTTCCCGTCGTCGGGACGAAACTGGTCTACGTTCCCATCGCGGCGTACCTCGTCGTTCGATCGTTCGACATCGGGCCGCGGACCCTCTGGTTTCCCGTGGCGTTCGTCGCGCTGTTCGTCGTCGTCATCGACCTCGTGGCCGAGGTCATCATCCGCCCGTACATCACGGGACGCGAACTGCACGTCGGGCTGATGCTGTTCGCGTACATCTTCGGCCCCCTCCTGTTCGGATGGTACGGACTCTTTCTCGGGCCGCTGTTGCTCGTGCTACTCGTCCAGTTCAACCGCGTCGTCCTCCCCGACCTGATGCAGGGGAACCCGATACAGGCGAGAGAAGTGACGAGCGCGACGGGAAGCGAGGACTCGACGCAAGAGACGGACGAAAGGGTGACAAGCGAACCGGCGGAGGACGGGACGGAACCGACGACGGAGACGCCGGACGAAACGGACGCGAAACCGGAACCGGAAACGGTCGAAGAAGGCGCGGACGAAAGTGAAAGTCGCCACGACGATGGAAACGATACGTCCCCGACGTGA
- a CDS encoding universal stress protein: MYERILVPVDGGSESREAVSHALDIADKYDATMYVLHVVSEQLVGDAEELEAAGEQVTDEIVERATEHGVDVVADVTDGRPSDRILGYADERNVDLTVMGTHGRTGVGRVLLGSVAERVARHSDVPVLLVRSAGVRTVESAEQATAVAGDALAVEGYDDVSVTEQPYRAANTWIVRASADGETFNVHVDPVTGETSVARIRQRD; the protein is encoded by the coding sequence ATGTACGAACGGATTCTGGTTCCGGTCGACGGGGGAAGCGAATCGCGGGAGGCGGTGAGCCACGCGCTCGACATCGCCGACAAATACGACGCGACGATGTACGTCCTTCACGTCGTCAGCGAACAGTTGGTCGGCGACGCGGAGGAACTCGAAGCGGCGGGCGAGCAGGTCACCGACGAAATCGTCGAGCGGGCGACCGAACACGGCGTCGATGTCGTCGCCGACGTCACCGACGGTCGTCCGTCCGACCGCATTCTCGGCTACGCCGACGAACGGAACGTCGACCTCACCGTGATGGGGACGCACGGTCGAACCGGCGTCGGAAGGGTGCTTCTCGGGAGCGTCGCCGAGCGCGTCGCTCGCCACTCGGACGTTCCCGTCCTGCTGGTTCGGTCCGCCGGTGTGCGAACGGTCGAGTCCGCCGAGCAGGCGACCGCCGTCGCTGGCGACGCCCTCGCGGTCGAGGGGTACGACGACGTGTCCGTCACGGAGCAACCCTACCGGGCGGCCAACACCTGGATAGTTCGGGCGTCGGCGGATGGTGAGACGTTCAACGTCCACGTGGACCCGGTGACGGGCGAGACGAGCGTGGCGCGGATCCGTCAACGGGACTGA
- a CDS encoding CPBP family intramembrane glutamic endopeptidase, with protein MTALWNERSRAVFVAAGLGFGGYAFAVVVVLFTALVLSVGGINLLSRPTLLVAVSIVMGQGVSFGLFALAYLRYTGRGRSYVGVRFPTLSDLGWTVGGFVVFYGGLIVVSLVLTTFGIQSAQNELASIGEQDPRVFLLLIPLSFLLIGPGEELLYRGVVQERLRESFGRWPAIALASLIFAFVHFFSLQGAGKIVYLAILFVLSPVLGAAYEYTGNLVVSALIHGAFNALQFALAYLMVTGQLPS; from the coding sequence ATGACGGCGTTGTGGAACGAGCGGTCCCGTGCGGTGTTCGTCGCCGCCGGGTTGGGGTTCGGCGGGTACGCCTTCGCGGTTGTCGTGGTGCTCTTCACGGCGCTCGTGCTTTCGGTCGGCGGAATCAACCTCCTCTCCCGTCCGACCCTGTTGGTCGCCGTTTCGATAGTGATGGGTCAAGGCGTCTCCTTCGGCCTGTTCGCGCTGGCGTACCTCCGCTACACCGGACGCGGCCGTTCGTACGTCGGGGTTCGCTTCCCGACGCTTTCGGACCTCGGGTGGACCGTCGGCGGGTTCGTCGTCTTCTACGGCGGTCTCATCGTCGTGTCGCTCGTGCTCACGACGTTCGGGATACAGTCGGCGCAAAACGAACTCGCCAGCATCGGCGAGCAGGACCCGCGGGTGTTTCTCCTGTTGATTCCGCTCTCGTTCCTGCTCATCGGTCCGGGCGAGGAACTGCTGTATCGCGGCGTCGTGCAGGAACGACTCCGCGAATCGTTCGGGCGCTGGCCCGCCATCGCGTTGGCGAGCCTCATCTTCGCGTTCGTCCACTTCTTCTCGCTCCAGGGGGCGGGGAAAATCGTCTACCTCGCCATCCTGTTCGTCCTTTCGCCCGTCCTCGGGGCGGCTTACGAGTACACCGGCAACCTCGTTGTCTCGGCGCTAATTCACGGCGCGTTCAACGCGCTCCAGTTCGCGCTGGCGTACCTGATGGTGACGGGGCAGTTGCCGTCGTAA